The Budorcas taxicolor isolate Tak-1 chromosome 18, Takin1.1, whole genome shotgun sequence genome window below encodes:
- the AKTIP gene encoding AKT-interacting protein isoform X1, whose protein sequence is MNPFWSMSTSSVRKRSDGEEKTLTGDVKTSPPRTAPKKQLPSIPKNALPITKPTSPAPATQSTNGTHASYGPFYLEYSLLAEFTLVVKQKLPGVYVQPSYRSALMWFGVIFIRHGLYQDGVFKFTVYIPDNYPDGDCPRLVFDIPVFHPLVDPTSGELDVKRAFAKWRRNHNHIWQVLMYARRVFYKIDTASPLNPEAAVLYEKDIQLFKSKVVDSVKVCTARLFDQPKIEDPYAISFSPWNPSVHDEAREKMLTQKKKPEEQHNKSVHVAGLSWVKPGSVQPFSKEEKTVAT, encoded by the exons CGGTCTGATGGTGAAGAGAAGACATTAACAGGGGATGTGAAAACCAGTCCTCCACGCACTGCTCCAAAGAAACAGCTGCCTTCTATTCCCAAAAATGCTTTGCCCATAACTAAGCCTACATCTCCTGCCCCAGCAACACAGTCAACAAATGGCACACATGCTTCCTACGGACCTTTCTACCTGGAATACTCCCTTCTTGCAGAATT TACCTTGGTTGTGAAGCAGAAGTTACCAGGTGTCTATGTGCAGCCGTCTTATCGATCTGCATTAA TGTGGTTTGGAGTAATATTCATACGGCATGGACTTTATCAAGATGGCGTATTTAAGTTTACAGTTTACATCCCTGATAACTAcccagatggtgactgtcca CGTTTGGTGTTTGATATTCCTGTCTTTCACCCGCTAGTGGATCCCACCTCAGGTGAACTGGATGTGAAGAGAGCGTTTGCAAAATGGAG GCGGAACCATAATCACATTTGGCAAGTACTGATGTATGCAAGGCGAGTCTTCTACAAGATTGATACGGCAAGCCCCCTAAACCCAGAGGCTGCAGTATT GTACGAGAAAGAtattcagctttttaaaagtaaagtggTTGACAGCGTTAAGGTGTGCACTGCTCGCTTGTTTGACCAACCTAAAATAGAAGACCCCTATGCAATTAG CTTTTCTCCATGGAATCCTTCTGTCCATGATGAAGCCAGAGAGAAGATGCTGACTCAGAAA AAGAAGCCTGAAGAACAGCACAATAAAAGTGTTCATGTTGCTGGCCTGTCATGGGTAAAGCCTGGCTCAGTACAACCTTTcagtaaagaagagaaaacagtagCGACCTAA
- the AKTIP gene encoding AKT-interacting protein isoform X2, whose protein sequence is MNPFWSMSTSSVRKRSDGEEKTLTGDVKTSPPRTAPKKQLPSIPKNALPITKPTSPAPATQSTNGTHASYGPFYLEYSLLAEFTLVVKQKLPGVYVQPSYRSALMWFGVIFIRHGLYQDGVFKFTVYIPDNYPDGDCPRLVFDIPVFHPLVDPTSGELDVKRAFAKWRRNHNHIWQVLMYARRVFYKIDTASPLNPEAAVLYEKDIQLFKSKVVDSVKVCTARLFDQPKIEDPYAISFSPWNPSVHDEAREKMLTQKKPEEQHNKSVHVAGLSWVKPGSVQPFSKEEKTVAT, encoded by the exons CGGTCTGATGGTGAAGAGAAGACATTAACAGGGGATGTGAAAACCAGTCCTCCACGCACTGCTCCAAAGAAACAGCTGCCTTCTATTCCCAAAAATGCTTTGCCCATAACTAAGCCTACATCTCCTGCCCCAGCAACACAGTCAACAAATGGCACACATGCTTCCTACGGACCTTTCTACCTGGAATACTCCCTTCTTGCAGAATT TACCTTGGTTGTGAAGCAGAAGTTACCAGGTGTCTATGTGCAGCCGTCTTATCGATCTGCATTAA TGTGGTTTGGAGTAATATTCATACGGCATGGACTTTATCAAGATGGCGTATTTAAGTTTACAGTTTACATCCCTGATAACTAcccagatggtgactgtcca CGTTTGGTGTTTGATATTCCTGTCTTTCACCCGCTAGTGGATCCCACCTCAGGTGAACTGGATGTGAAGAGAGCGTTTGCAAAATGGAG GCGGAACCATAATCACATTTGGCAAGTACTGATGTATGCAAGGCGAGTCTTCTACAAGATTGATACGGCAAGCCCCCTAAACCCAGAGGCTGCAGTATT GTACGAGAAAGAtattcagctttttaaaagtaaagtggTTGACAGCGTTAAGGTGTGCACTGCTCGCTTGTTTGACCAACCTAAAATAGAAGACCCCTATGCAATTAG CTTTTCTCCATGGAATCCTTCTGTCCATGATGAAGCCAGAGAGAAGATGCTGACTCAGAAA AAGCCTGAAGAACAGCACAATAAAAGTGTTCATGTTGCTGGCCTGTCATGGGTAAAGCCTGGCTCAGTACAACCTTTcagtaaagaagagaaaacagtagCGACCTAA
- the AKTIP gene encoding AKT-interacting protein isoform X3 codes for MNPFWSMSTSSVRKRSDGEEKTLTGDVKTSPPRTAPKKQLPSIPKNALPITKPTSPAPATQSTNGTHASYGPFYLEYSLLAEFTLVVKQKLPGVYVQPSYRSALMWFGVIFIRHGLYQDGVFKFTVYIPDNYPDGDCPRLVFDIPVFHPLVDPTSGELDVKRAFAKWRRNHNHIWQVLMYARRVFYKIDTASPLNPEAAVLYEKDIQLFKSKVVDSVKVCTARLFDQPKIEDPYAIRFGERRETDQCERTV; via the exons CGGTCTGATGGTGAAGAGAAGACATTAACAGGGGATGTGAAAACCAGTCCTCCACGCACTGCTCCAAAGAAACAGCTGCCTTCTATTCCCAAAAATGCTTTGCCCATAACTAAGCCTACATCTCCTGCCCCAGCAACACAGTCAACAAATGGCACACATGCTTCCTACGGACCTTTCTACCTGGAATACTCCCTTCTTGCAGAATT TACCTTGGTTGTGAAGCAGAAGTTACCAGGTGTCTATGTGCAGCCGTCTTATCGATCTGCATTAA TGTGGTTTGGAGTAATATTCATACGGCATGGACTTTATCAAGATGGCGTATTTAAGTTTACAGTTTACATCCCTGATAACTAcccagatggtgactgtcca CGTTTGGTGTTTGATATTCCTGTCTTTCACCCGCTAGTGGATCCCACCTCAGGTGAACTGGATGTGAAGAGAGCGTTTGCAAAATGGAG GCGGAACCATAATCACATTTGGCAAGTACTGATGTATGCAAGGCGAGTCTTCTACAAGATTGATACGGCAAGCCCCCTAAACCCAGAGGCTGCAGTATT GTACGAGAAAGAtattcagctttttaaaagtaaagtggTTGACAGCGTTAAGGTGTGCACTGCTCGCTTGTTTGACCAACCTAAAATAGAAGACCCCTATGCAATTAG ATTTGGTGAAAGGAGGGAAACTGATCAGTGTGAGCGAACAGTCTGA